From the Bacteroidota bacterium genome, the window ACAACCATATCTGCCATCTCCATTATTCCTTTTTTTATTCCCTGAATTTCATCACCTGCACCCGCCAACATCAGCAATAAAAAGAAATCGGTCATAGCATGAACCGCAGTTTCCGACTGCCCTACTCCTACTGTTTCCACTAAGATAACATCGTAACCGGCAGCTTCGCAAAGCAAAATGGTTTCAGCGGTTTTATTTGCAACACCTCCCAACGTATCGCCTGATGCAGAAGGTCTGATATAAGCTCTTTCCATCTTAGACAACTCTTCCATCCGGGTTTTATCTCCAAGAATACTTCCCTTCGATCGCTGACTACTTGGATCTATTGACAATACGGCTACTTTATGACCTTTTGAAATCAAATACTTACCAAAACTCTCTATAAATGTACTTTTACCAACCCCCGGAACTCCTGTAATTCCAATTCTAATAGAATTCCCGGCTTTAGGTAGTATGTTTTGTACAATTTCTTTTGCTATTACTTCATCATTCTTCAAGCTACTCTCCACTATTGTAATTGCTCTTGAAAGAAGCACTCTGTCTCCTTTTAAAATTCCCGATATATACTCTTTAACATCTAATCTTTTTTTGGGTTTATATGTTTTCATATTCTGCACTGCTGTAAATTACAATATTATACATTTCAAATATCTGAATAATAAATCATTTTTCAGTGAATTTCTATTAAAGAGTCTTGTCCCCCCTTCTTTCTAATGCAAGTCAACTTTCTGACATATCTCATTTTTCAAAGTAATCAAAATCATGTTACAAAAAGTTTTATCAAATGTAACGATTGTTACATTTGATAAATAAAACCAAGGTAACAAATGTTACATTTCAAATTGTAATTATGAAAATATCTCACATCGAACACATTGGAATTGCGGTAGAGAGCTTAGATGACTCTATCAAGCACTACGAAAATATTCTGGGTTTAAAGTGTTATGCTATAGAAGAAGTGACAGATCAGAATGTGAAAACAGCATTCTTTATGGTCGGCGGCACCAAAATAGAACTGTTAGAAAGCACATCACCTAATGGACCTATAGGTAAATTCATCGAAAAAAAAGGACAGGGAATACACCACTTAGCATTTGCAGTTGATAATACAACTGAGGCTTTAAAAACAATTGAAAAGAAAGGTGTCAAACTCATTGACAAAAAGTCGAGAAAAGGTGCTGAAGGATTAAATATTGGATTTATCCATCCTAAATCAACACATGGAGTTCTTACTGAATTATGCTCTAAATAAGGGCTTATAACTACACTGAACAAAACCAACATTAGCAAATAACACAAAACGTATAATGGCAAATCAAGAGAAAATTAATGAGCTCATAAGTAAAAGAGCTAAAGCTAAAATGGGAGGAGGAGAAAAACGTATAGACTCTCAACACGCTAAAGGAAAATTAACTGCTCGCGAGCGTATACACCTGCTTCTTGATGAAGATAGTTTTGAAGAGTATGATATGTTTGTTACCCACCGAACAAAATCTTTTGGACTGGATAAACAAATTTACCTTTCTGATGGAGTTGTTACGGGGCACGGTACTGTTGATGGGCGAATAGTTTATGTTTTCTCACAGGATTTTACCGTATTTGGCGGATCGTTATCTGAAACTTATGCATTAAAGATTTGTAAAATTATGGATATGGCTATGAAAGTTGGCGCTCCGGTAATTGGACTTAACGATAGTGGAGGTGCCAGAATTCAGGAAGGGGTACGTTCATTGGCCGGATATGCTGAAATTTTTCAGCGAAATATTATGGCATCTGGTGTTATTCCGCAAATATCTGCAATCCTGGGACCTTGCGCCGGGGGAGCAGTATATTCTCCTGCACTAACTGATTTCACTATTATGACAGACAAAACAAGTTACATGTTTGTTACAGGACCAAAAGTTGTACAAACTGTAACCGGTGAAAATGTAACGACCGAACAGCTTGGCGGGGCCAAAATCCATTCTACTAAATCAGGAGTTTCTCATTTCCTTGCAGAAAGCGATGAAGAAAGTATTTTACTTATTAGAAAAATAATGAGCTACCTGCCTTCTAACAACCTTGAAGAACCACCTACTATCGAATGTAGTGACCCAATAGACAGATTAGAAGAATCCCTGAATGACATTATTCCTGAAAACCCTAATCAACCTTATGATATTATAGATATTATTTCCACTATCACCGATAAGGGAGAATTTACAGAAGTACATAGAAACTATGCCCGAAATATAACTGTTGGTTTTGCAAGGTTTAACGGCCGACCAGTTGGGATTGTTGCTAATCAACCTAAATATTACGCAGGCGTTCTGGATATAGAAGCTTCTAGAAAAGCAGCCAGATTTGTTCGTTTCTGTGATGCATTTAACATAGCTCTTTTAACTTTGGTTGATGTACCTGGCTTCTTACCCGGTACAGGACAGGAATACGGAGGAATTATTCTTCACGGAGCAAAACTATTGTTTGCTTATGGTGAAGCTACAGTTCCAAAGGTTACAATAACTATTCGCAAATCATACGGTGGAGCTCATGATGTAATGAGTTGTAAACAATTAAGAGGTGATGTAAATTATGCCTGGCCATCAGCTGAAATTGCTGTGATGGGTGCAAAAGGTGCAGTTGAAGTTCTTGAAGGCAGAAATATAAGCAAAATTGAAAATGCTGAAGAAAAAAGCGAATATATCCAAAAAAAAGAAAGTGAATACACTAAAAAATTCGCAAACCCTTACGAAGCGGCAAAATATGGATTTATTGACGATATAATCGAGCCGAGAAATACCCGGTTCAGAATTATAAGAGCTTTAGAACTTTTGGGAAACAAAAAAGAGATTAATCCACCAAGAAAACACTCTAATATACCACTATAATGTTGTTAACTGTAGATTTACAAATAGATCAAATTAGTGAAGGTTATATTATTTTGATCACTGGATTATTAATTGTATTTGGAGCTTTAATCAGTCTGTTTCTGGTTTTTAGATTTGGAATGCCATATCTGCTATATGCATACATGGTAATCAAGATAATAATAAAAGGAAAAAATAAAAAAACAGAAGAAATGCCTGTTTTTACTGATGAAGAATTTACAGGCGAGATTGTCGCAGCCATTTCAACAGCAATTCACATTTATCTCAATGATCAACACGATCATGAGAATCCGATTTTAACCATAAAACAGGCACGAAAATCATACTCTCCATGGAGCTCAAAAATCTATGGTACTCATAATAGACTATAATCTAATTGTCTAGTATATAAAATAACAAATGAAAAATTTCAATTTCAAAATACACGATAATAATTACAAGGTAAACATATTATCGCATCGGGGCAGTACTATTGAATTAGAGGTTAATGGCACTTCTTATTCTGTAAAGCTAAAAGAAGAAGTTAAAAAGTCAAAAACCCCTACCCTAATACGTTCAGCGTCAAAACGCCCTGCAGAACCTCTAAAAATTAATCCTGGTTCACAAAAAACCAAAATTGTAGCTCCAATACCCGGAGTAGTTATGTCTATTGATGTAAAAGTTGGTGATGAAATTAAAATTGGCGACAGGTTGCTGGTTTTGGAGGCTATG encodes:
- the meaB gene encoding methylmalonyl Co-A mutase-associated GTPase MeaB, which encodes MKTYKPKKRLDVKEYISGILKGDRVLLSRAITIVESSLKNDEVIAKEIVQNILPKAGNSIRIGITGVPGVGKSTFIESFGKYLISKGHKVAVLSIDPSSQRSKGSILGDKTRMEELSKMERAYIRPSASGDTLGGVANKTAETILLCEAAGYDVILVETVGVGQSETAVHAMTDFFLLLMLAGAGDEIQGIKKGIMEMADMVVINKADGDNIAKSEIAKLQYQNALHIFPQAESGWTPVVSTASALNTTGIDSVWEKIKEYRELVSKNDYFDKNRNNQQIEWMYNNINEALKRMFYSSENISNQLKIREKEIKSSKISPLKASQEIIDLFMEGKTNLKKGN
- the mce gene encoding methylmalonyl-CoA epimerase; the encoded protein is MKISHIEHIGIAVESLDDSIKHYENILGLKCYAIEEVTDQNVKTAFFMVGGTKIELLESTSPNGPIGKFIEKKGQGIHHLAFAVDNTTEALKTIEKKGVKLIDKKSRKGAEGLNIGFIHPKSTHGVLTELCSK
- a CDS encoding acyl-CoA carboxylase subunit beta, with protein sequence MANQEKINELISKRAKAKMGGGEKRIDSQHAKGKLTARERIHLLLDEDSFEEYDMFVTHRTKSFGLDKQIYLSDGVVTGHGTVDGRIVYVFSQDFTVFGGSLSETYALKICKIMDMAMKVGAPVIGLNDSGGARIQEGVRSLAGYAEIFQRNIMASGVIPQISAILGPCAGGAVYSPALTDFTIMTDKTSYMFVTGPKVVQTVTGENVTTEQLGGAKIHSTKSGVSHFLAESDEESILLIRKIMSYLPSNNLEEPPTIECSDPIDRLEESLNDIIPENPNQPYDIIDIISTITDKGEFTEVHRNYARNITVGFARFNGRPVGIVANQPKYYAGVLDIEASRKAARFVRFCDAFNIALLTLVDVPGFLPGTGQEYGGIILHGAKLLFAYGEATVPKVTITIRKSYGGAHDVMSCKQLRGDVNYAWPSAEIAVMGAKGAVEVLEGRNISKIENAEEKSEYIQKKESEYTKKFANPYEAAKYGFIDDIIEPRNTRFRIIRALELLGNKKEINPPRKHSNIPL
- a CDS encoding OadG family protein, which gives rise to MLLTVDLQIDQISEGYIILITGLLIVFGALISLFLVFRFGMPYLLYAYMVIKIIIKGKNKKTEEMPVFTDEEFTGEIVAAISTAIHIYLNDQHDHENPILTIKQARKSYSPWSSKIYGTHNRL
- a CDS encoding biotin/lipoyl-containing protein, translated to MKNFNFKIHDNNYKVNILSHRGSTIELEVNGTSYSVKLKEEVKKSKTPTLIRSASKRPAEPLKINPGSQKTKIVAPIPGVVMSIDVKVGDEIKIGDRLLVLEAMKMENNITSEKEGVVSAVHVKEGQQVLQDEVMIELE